A genome region from Piliocolobus tephrosceles isolate RC106 chromosome 8, ASM277652v3, whole genome shotgun sequence includes the following:
- the LOC111539856 gene encoding uncharacterized protein LOC111539856, with protein MHAGRKLVSGAAGRCPLHPEGALQASLRSRTAQALRDSATLHPERFGAGPQGVQPVTEGDPRKLPPMSLSSEPVAQHRPETPASKMTAIFCLWTECPTKDLILKAMEHVYPHGSSGQPGGETV; from the exons ATGCACGCGGGGCGCAAGCTGGTGAGCGGGGCGGCCGGCCGGTGCCCGCTGCATCCAGAGGGGGCGCTGCAGGCCTCCCTTCGGTCGCGCACGGCCCAGGCCCTCCGCGACTCTGCAACTCTGCACCCCGAAAGGTTCGGCGCTGGCCCGCAGGGCGTCCAACCCGTGACCGAGGGCGACCCACGGAAACTACCGCCTATGAGCCTGTCATCAGAACCTGTGGCACAACACAG GCCAGAAACACCAGCATCCAAGATGACGGCAATTTTCTGTTTATGGACTGAGTGCCCCACAAAGGATCTTATTCTGAAGGCCATGGAACATGTCTACCCACATGGCTCAAGTGGGCAGCCTGGAGGAGAAACAGTTTAA